In a genomic window of Alphaproteobacteria bacterium:
- a CDS encoding response regulator — MRITWRGLLLVLMLLAFAGGAAFAQTGTAGMSGTLGDNMPPVQPPPKPVVPVTPVTKPVTPVTKPVTPVARPVTPVVPQQQVQQTTTLTPVNIAPPPAFRPIFLSSKSSSYDIAPSAKIFEDASKQMSFAQVIAQFRAGQGAPASGNPVYLGYTQHGYWIVFGVFNRNQAKTQWTINFGTRITGTIGVADRIAVFSDASPDHPLMLDGRLAPYKQQVKGQERNAVPFNFEPNQGRIVGVYVEPAAGVPLAIDMHLEEPAVFTVAHDQYSLQANVVRAGAAGICILFLVFWFKYRQAAPVCLLAYAVAQYFIFMTSDEIVPRGNNTAAQYMELLHAVAAVSSLLLSRLVLFGREKKNKQRSILTGTAAAIAVLAVAGSLIDALSGPINTVLIRLLPVAVPALITALGIFTVIKAERAQGIAYTFAWAVLLGGAAMTEAASSGISAYSTSGINFYWMCFVLHLSLLSFSALRNLTVTEAMHLHDVTEAKRRREEEMEMRKTKELADQTRMLGVLQREKELMADLRNREQERIQAMRRAKEAADSANKAKSDFLAVISHEIRTPMTGVMGMIRLLLDTPLNDKQKEYAKTIQYSGDALLTLLNDILDLSKVEEGKMTIENIDFDLNKLAESVVLLMSGRAEEKKIYLKAELDPECPTALKGDPTRLRQIMLNLISNAIKFTDKGGVTLIIKAHDKTAKKPRIYFGVKDSGIGITEDVQKKLFQPYQQADSSTARKFGGTGLGLSICKRLVEAMGSSIQIASKMGEGTIFYFILSMEYGVGEAQLAAEAAAQGVIPLKLLVVDDNIINQRVVAGLLEKDGHKIVTVGGAEAAMAELKNIAFDVILMDMEMPQIDGVMATQMIRRLPDPAKSKTTIIAMTGNVGKEDIQRCRDAGMDDYISKPVNPEALRKLLVQFAKKKYPDQQPVMPKPAAVSAVMSTPPAAPAAPAATPPAAAPVNAVPETPAAPPAPAAPAVNMAIFEQQKLFSTDVLGGLKGSLGKDQMDEMMLGLYEKTEELIGTAEKAIEAKDLKALQGAGHDIKGMTSNFGLTAISDLGARLERQAKENFAIDILADIVKKMRPTYYDTRSIVEKWMKV; from the coding sequence TTGCGGATTACGTGGCGCGGGCTGCTGCTGGTTTTGATGCTCCTTGCATTCGCAGGGGGCGCTGCCTTTGCGCAAACGGGCACCGCCGGCATGTCGGGCACGCTGGGCGATAATATGCCGCCGGTACAGCCGCCACCCAAGCCGGTTGTACCCGTCACGCCCGTTACGAAGCCCGTCACGCCTGTTACAAAACCCGTTACGCCTGTTGCGCGCCCCGTAACACCGGTCGTGCCGCAACAGCAGGTTCAGCAAACCACGACGCTGACGCCGGTCAATATCGCGCCGCCGCCCGCGTTCCGCCCGATTTTCCTGTCGTCGAAATCGTCCAGCTATGACATCGCCCCCTCGGCCAAGATTTTCGAGGACGCGTCGAAGCAGATGTCCTTCGCACAAGTCATCGCCCAGTTCCGCGCAGGACAGGGCGCACCCGCCAGCGGCAACCCCGTTTACCTGGGTTATACGCAGCACGGTTACTGGATCGTGTTCGGCGTTTTCAACCGCAACCAGGCGAAAACGCAGTGGACGATCAATTTCGGCACGCGCATAACGGGCACGATCGGTGTCGCCGACCGCATCGCCGTGTTCAGCGATGCCAGCCCCGACCACCCGCTGATGCTCGACGGCCGCCTTGCGCCTTACAAACAGCAGGTCAAGGGACAGGAACGCAACGCCGTCCCCTTTAATTTCGAACCCAATCAGGGCCGCATCGTGGGCGTGTATGTGGAACCCGCCGCCGGCGTGCCGCTAGCGATCGACATGCACCTCGAAGAACCTGCCGTCTTCACCGTTGCGCATGACCAGTACAGCCTGCAGGCGAACGTCGTGCGCGCGGGCGCCGCCGGCATCTGCATCCTGTTCCTTGTGTTCTGGTTCAAATACAGGCAGGCCGCGCCCGTCTGCCTGCTGGCCTATGCCGTGGCGCAGTATTTCATTTTCATGACCTCGGACGAAATCGTGCCGCGCGGTAATAACACGGCGGCGCAATACATGGAGCTGCTGCACGCGGTCGCCGCCGTTTCGTCGCTGCTGCTCAGCCGCCTTGTGCTGTTCGGCCGCGAAAAGAAAAACAAGCAGCGCAGCATCCTGACCGGCACCGCCGCCGCGATCGCCGTGCTGGCCGTTGCCGGCAGCCTGATCGACGCGCTGTCGGGCCCCATCAACACCGTGCTGATCCGCCTGCTGCCGGTCGCGGTGCCGGCGCTGATCACCGCGCTTGGCATTTTCACCGTCATCAAGGCTGAACGCGCGCAGGGCATCGCCTATACCTTTGCCTGGGCGGTGCTGCTGGGCGGCGCCGCTATGACCGAAGCGGCGTCGAGCGGCATATCCGCCTACAGCACCAGCGGCATCAATTTCTACTGGATGTGCTTTGTTCTGCACCTCAGCCTGCTTTCCTTCTCCGCCCTGCGCAACCTGACCGTCACCGAAGCCATGCACCTGCATGACGTGACCGAGGCAAAACGCCGCCGCGAGGAAGAAATGGAAATGCGCAAGACCAAGGAACTTGCCGACCAGACCCGCATGCTGGGCGTTTTGCAGCGCGAAAAGGAACTGATGGCGGACCTGCGCAACCGCGAACAGGAACGCATCCAGGCGATGCGCCGCGCCAAGGAAGCGGCGGATAGCGCGAACAAGGCGAAATCCGACTTCCTCGCCGTTATCTCGCACGAGATCCGCACGCCGATGACGGGCGTGATGGGCATGATCCGCCTGCTGCTGGACACGCCGCTCAACGACAAGCAAAAAGAATACGCCAAGACCATCCAGTATTCCGGCGACGCGCTTTTGACGCTTTTGAACGACATCCTTGACCTGTCCAAGGTCGAGGAAGGCAAGATGACGATCGAGAATATCGATTTCGACCTGAACAAGCTCGCTGAATCGGTCGTGCTGCTGATGTCGGGCCGCGCGGAGGAAAAGAAGATCTACCTGAAGGCGGAACTGGACCCCGAATGCCCGACCGCGCTGAAGGGCGACCCCACGCGCCTGCGCCAGATCATGCTGAACCTGATTTCCAACGCCATCAAGTTCACCGACAAGGGCGGCGTGACGCTGATCATCAAGGCGCACGACAAAACCGCGAAAAAACCCCGCATCTATTTCGGCGTGAAGGACAGCGGCATCGGTATCACCGAAGACGTCCAGAAAAAACTGTTCCAGCCCTACCAGCAGGCCGACAGCAGCACCGCCCGCAAATTCGGCGGCACGGGCCTTGGCCTGTCCATCTGCAAGCGCCTGGTGGAGGCGATGGGATCCAGCATCCAGATCGCGTCGAAGATGGGCGAAGGCACGATTTTCTATTTCATCCTGTCGATGGAATACGGCGTGGGCGAAGCGCAGTTGGCGGCCGAAGCGGCCGCGCAGGGCGTGATCCCGCTCAAACTGCTGGTCGTCGATGACAACATCATCAACCAGCGCGTGGTGGCGGGCCTGCTGGAAAAAGACGGCCACAAGATCGTGACCGTCGGCGGCGCGGAGGCCGCGATGGCGGAGCTGAAGAATATCGCCTTCGACGTGATCCTGATGGACATGGAAATGCCGCAGATCGACGGCGTGATGGCGACGCAGATGATCCGCCGCCTGCCCGACCCCGCGAAATCGAAAACCACGATCATCGCCATGACCGGCAACGTGGGCAAGGAAGACATCCAGCGCTGCCGCGACGCGGGCATGGACGATTACATCAGCAAGCCCGTGAACCCCGAAGCGCTGCGCAAATTGCTGGTGCAGTTCGCCAAGAAAAAATACCCCGACCAGCAGCCCGTGATGCCCAAACCGGCCGCCGTTTCCGCCGTCATGTCCACGCCCCCTGCCGCGCCCGCAGCGCCTGCCGCAACGCCGCCCGCCGCTGCCCCCGTCAATGCTGTTCCCGAAACACCGGCAGCGCCCCCTGCCCCCGCCGCGCCCGCCGTTAACATGGCGATTTTCGAGCAGCAGAAACTGTTCTCGACCGATGTGCTGGGCGGGCTGAAGGGCAGCCTTGGCAAGGACCAGATGGACGAAATGATGCTGGGCCTTTACGAGAAAACCGAAGAACTGATCGGCACCGCCGAAAAAGCGATCGAGGCGAAAGACCTGAAGGCGCTGCAAGGCGCGGGGCATGACATCAAGGGCATGACATCGAATTTCGGCCTCACCGCCATTTCCGACCTCGGCGCGCGGCTGGAGCGTCAGGCGAAGGAAAACTTCGCGATCGACATCCTGGCCGACATCGTCAAAAAAATGCGCCCCACTTATTACGACACGCGATCCATCGTCGAAAAGTGGATGAAGGTTTAA
- a CDS encoding aa3-type cytochrome c oxidase subunit IV, producing the protein MDKETEKAWHNWVVFTKGATISVVIVAAILSLMALFLTH; encoded by the coding sequence ATGGACAAAGAGACGGAAAAGGCATGGCATAACTGGGTGGTCTTCACCAAGGGCGCAACCATTTCCGTCGTCATCGTGGCGGCGATCCTGTCGCTGATGGCGCTGTTTCTGACGCACTGA
- a CDS encoding DUF2066 domain-containing protein: MSKLILPASFSIILGLLVINAPVFAQIGPKNGDTWTPNLPGPAPAVANPLVVADVVVDKEAENSVVAREKAINDSRREAFKKLAERNMSPAEFKALKMPKDSDIAMLVQDFEIQDEQMSSTRYVGTFTVRFRDAVRNYINVHAEAPAPEEYASDNPDSSASDTTENYVEAGAAVKNLPPVAEESIDADPQTAMQNRGGDWKENIYGQKARPGLVRSDAAPPQEFEPIAKTVLILPYFENVAGQTLLWEEQNPWLLMWQGALPKSSANGRQFFVPLGDISDIAAGPGNGVWDGDYRAVDKLLANYHAEQAVLAVANRSGPELSVEIYTYTNGKLRRRDTLKPYAADLTATEAYRKGITETISYLQAPYVPRRAGLVTETISRELTTQTRSPNDTVIIDSRGEVPVSGGSRPSLVTQQGGYVPGEAWSPSAGNPLTSGGATRLEATMQFSDSRSWMDMQKRLAGMNPPVQIDISSLSANSVAFTLSSSAPLAAVKQSLYSRGVELHPPSMTMGGRTIYDLRLAPLTR; this comes from the coding sequence ATGTCCAAACTCATTTTACCCGCTTCATTTTCGATAATCCTTGGTTTATTGGTCATAAACGCGCCGGTTTTTGCGCAAATAGGCCCGAAAAACGGCGACACCTGGACGCCGAACCTGCCCGGGCCCGCCCCTGCGGTCGCAAACCCGCTGGTGGTGGCCGATGTGGTGGTCGATAAGGAAGCCGAAAATTCGGTCGTCGCCCGCGAAAAAGCCATCAACGATTCCCGCCGCGAGGCCTTCAAAAAACTGGCCGAGCGCAACATGAGCCCCGCCGAATTCAAGGCGCTGAAAATGCCCAAGGATTCCGACATCGCGATGCTGGTGCAGGATTTTGAAATACAGGACGAACAGATGTCCTCGACCCGTTATGTGGGCACCTTTACCGTGCGTTTCCGCGACGCGGTGCGCAATTACATCAACGTCCATGCCGAAGCGCCCGCGCCCGAAGAATATGCGAGCGATAATCCCGACAGCAGCGCATCCGACACGACTGAGAATTACGTCGAGGCGGGTGCGGCCGTGAAAAACCTGCCGCCGGTCGCCGAAGAAAGCATCGACGCCGACCCGCAGACCGCGATGCAGAACCGCGGCGGCGACTGGAAAGAAAACATTTACGGCCAGAAGGCCCGCCCGGGCCTGGTGCGCAGCGACGCCGCCCCGCCGCAGGAATTCGAACCGATCGCGAAAACCGTGCTGATCCTGCCCTATTTCGAAAACGTCGCCGGCCAGACGCTGCTGTGGGAAGAACAGAACCCGTGGCTGCTGATGTGGCAGGGCGCGCTGCCGAAATCCTCGGCGAACGGCCGCCAGTTCTTTGTGCCGCTCGGCGATATCAGCGACATCGCGGCCGGCCCCGGCAACGGCGTGTGGGACGGCGATTACCGCGCGGTCGATAAGCTGCTGGCGAATTACCATGCCGAACAGGCGGTGCTGGCCGTCGCCAACCGCTCCGGCCCGGAACTGTCGGTTGAAATCTATACCTATACCAACGGCAAGCTGCGCCGCCGCGACACGCTGAAACCCTATGCCGCCGACCTGACCGCGACCGAAGCCTATCGCAAGGGCATCACCGAAACGATCAGCTACCTGCAGGCACCTTATGTGCCGCGCCGCGCGGGTCTGGTGACCGAAACGATCAGCCGCGAACTGACCACGCAGACGCGCAGCCCGAACGATACGGTCATCATCGACAGCCGCGGCGAAGTGCCTGTGTCCGGCGGCAGCCGTCCGTCGCTGGTGACGCAGCAGGGCGGTTATGTCCCGGGCGAAGCATGGAGCCCCAGTGCCGGCAACCCGCTGACATCGGGGGGCGCGACACGCCTTGAAGCCACGATGCAGTTCAGCGACAGCCGCAGCTGGATGGACATGCAAAAACGGCTGGCCGGCATGAACCCGCCTGTGCAGATCGATATTTCATCACTCAGCGCGAACAGCGTCGCCTTTACGCTGTCGTCCTCCGCGCCGCTTGCGGCCGTGAAACAGTCGCTGTATTCGCGCGGCGTCGAACTGCATCCGCCGTCGATGACGATGGGCGGGCGCACGATTTACGACCTGCGCCTTGCGCCGCTGACGCGGTAA
- a CDS encoding DNA replication protein — translation MKPQQLPFDLGHREAFARDDLWVSQSNADAVAWLDKYPGWNAPALVIYGPPASGKTHLARVWQKQTDALDVTPQNINDLRGINDFPQATIIDDVEKFIGDDDGETALFHTYNRAKEEGAHLLLTAERAPAQWNFTLPDLKSRIMAAPAVAISEPDEQLMSIVLAKLFSDRQLSVPADVIEFVVKRIERSFAALRHIATEIDKQSLSQKRPVTVPLAREILQAQGVLI, via the coding sequence ATGAAGCCGCAGCAGCTTCCCTTCGATCTCGGCCACCGCGAAGCCTTCGCCCGCGACGACCTGTGGGTGTCGCAATCGAACGCCGATGCCGTCGCGTGGCTGGATAAATATCCCGGCTGGAACGCGCCCGCGCTTGTCATCTACGGCCCGCCCGCATCGGGCAAGACGCATCTGGCGCGTGTGTGGCAGAAGCAGACCGACGCGCTGGATGTGACGCCGCAGAACATCAATGATCTTCGGGGTATTAATGATTTCCCGCAGGCGACCATTATCGACGACGTTGAAAAATTCATCGGCGATGACGACGGCGAAACCGCGCTGTTCCACACCTATAATCGCGCCAAGGAAGAGGGGGCGCATCTGCTGCTGACGGCAGAACGCGCGCCCGCGCAATGGAACTTCACGCTGCCCGATTTGAAATCGCGCATCATGGCCGCACCCGCAGTCGCCATTTCCGAACCGGACGAACAATTGATGTCGATCGTGCTGGCGAAATTATTCTCCGACCGCCAGCTTTCCGTGCCCGCCGATGTGATCGAATTCGTGGTGAAACGCATCGAGCGCAGCTTTGCCGCACTCCGCCATATCGCGACCGAAATCGACAAGCAGTCCCTCTCCCAAAAACGCCCCGTCACCGTGCCGCTGGCGCGCGAGATTTTGCAGGCGCAGGGTGTTTTGATTTGA
- a CDS encoding DUF465 domain-containing protein, whose product MLQEDEEDIQKMMHELKTEHRDLDIILQQLSNATPIDFLRLQRLKKRKLFLKDSISKLESMLLPDIIA is encoded by the coding sequence ATGCTGCAAGAAGACGAAGAAGACATCCAGAAAATGATGCACGAGCTCAAGACCGAGCATCGTGACCTCGACATCATTCTCCAACAGCTCAGCAACGCCACCCCCATCGACTTCCTGCGCCTGCAGCGCCTGAAGAAGCGCAAGCTGTTCCTGAAAGACTCGATCTCGAAGCTCGAGAGCATGCTGCTGCCGGATATTATCGCTTAA
- a CDS encoding ATP-dependent 6-phosphofructokinase: MGKKRIGILTSGGDCAGLNAVIRAAVHAAAEKNWEVIGLEDGTAGLLDRPLRYRVLNRAMFDTTVMRQGGTILGTTNKGNPFKFPMNDGTEKDRTGEIIDGIQQLGLEAVIGIGGDGSMAILRTLAQRGKFGLVCVPKTIDNDVGKTETSVGFETALYVATEALDRLQPTAASHDRVMVLEVMGRDAGNIAISTGIAGGADVILIPEIPYDIKKVAQKIIKVRDTEQRNFALVVVSEAVKTVEGGAKQMEYKGGEKRFGGIGYHIGEQIAELTGFETRVTVLGHVQRGAPPIPSDRLVAAAFGVRAVELVAEGKFDRMVAWSNRGVIDVPIEEAIASYQQVDVNGPLVHTARMLGICLGD; encoded by the coding sequence ATGGGAAAGAAACGCATCGGCATCCTGACCTCCGGCGGGGATTGCGCGGGGCTTAACGCGGTTATCCGTGCGGCCGTCCATGCGGCGGCCGAAAAGAACTGGGAAGTGATCGGGCTGGAAGACGGCACGGCCGGCCTGCTCGACCGTCCCTTGCGTTACCGCGTTTTGAACCGCGCGATGTTTGATACCACCGTGATGCGCCAGGGCGGCACGATCCTTGGCACCACGAACAAGGGCAACCCCTTCAAATTCCCGATGAACGACGGCACGGAAAAAGACCGCACCGGCGAAATCATCGACGGCATCCAGCAACTGGGTTTGGAAGCCGTGATCGGCATCGGCGGCGACGGATCGATGGCGATTTTGCGCACGCTGGCGCAGCGCGGCAAATTTGGTTTGGTCTGCGTGCCGAAAACGATCGACAACGATGTGGGCAAGACCGAAACCTCCGTCGGTTTCGAAACCGCGCTGTATGTCGCAACCGAAGCGCTCGACCGTTTGCAGCCGACGGCCGCATCCCATGACCGCGTGATGGTGCTGGAGGTGATGGGCCGCGACGCCGGCAATATCGCGATTTCCACAGGTATCGCGGGCGGTGCGGATGTGATCCTGATCCCCGAAATTCCCTACGACATCAAAAAAGTCGCGCAGAAGATCATCAAGGTGCGCGACACCGAACAGCGCAACTTCGCGCTGGTCGTCGTCTCCGAAGCCGTGAAAACGGTCGAAGGCGGCGCCAAGCAGATGGAATACAAAGGCGGCGAAAAACGCTTTGGCGGCATCGGCTACCACATCGGCGAACAGATCGCGGAGCTGACGGGTTTTGAAACCCGCGTCACCGTCCTCGGCCACGTGCAGCGCGGCGCACCGCCCATCCCGTCCGACCGCCTTGTGGCCGCGGCGTTCGGCGTGCGCGCGGTCGAACTGGTCGCGGAAGGCAAATTTGACAGAATGGTCGCCTGGTCGAACCGCGGCGTGATCGATGTGCCGATCGAGGAAGCAATTGCGTCCTACCAGCAGGTCGATGTGAACGGCCCGCTGGTGCATACGGCGCGTATGCTCGGCATTTGCCTTGGCGATTGA
- a CDS encoding PH domain-containing protein, producing MLYVQQSLGPKEEILMGARFHWMYTLQAIGWILFGLALGIAVGYIAIWWIVNSEIRAGYGTDLPKEQYDHIWNLIVTQKGGYLKILWKLHPLIRFSILGMFLLGLYFFAHMMIVKATTEIAVTSERLVYKKGLIARNVGELNIDRIEGVSVRQGVLGRLCGYGNVVIRGMGVGEVVLPPIETPIEFRRAIMESQAIQQKVQAQMGITRPMG from the coding sequence ATGCTTTACGTCCAGCAGTCACTCGGCCCGAAAGAAGAAATCCTGATGGGGGCGCGCTTCCATTGGATGTACACCCTGCAAGCGATCGGCTGGATTTTGTTCGGCCTCGCGCTCGGCATTGCGGTCGGATATATCGCGATCTGGTGGATCGTCAATTCCGAAATCCGCGCGGGCTACGGCACCGACCTGCCCAAGGAACAATACGACCACATCTGGAATTTGATCGTCACGCAAAAGGGCGGCTACCTGAAAATCCTGTGGAAACTGCACCCGCTGATCCGCTTCAGCATTCTGGGCATGTTCCTGCTGGGGCTTTATTTCTTTGCGCATATGATGATCGTGAAGGCGACGACCGAAATCGCCGTCACCTCGGAGCGTCTTGTGTATAAAAAAGGCCTGATCGCGCGTAACGTCGGTGAACTCAACATCGACCGCATCGAGGGTGTGTCGGTGCGCCAGGGCGTGCTGGGCCGCTTGTGCGGCTATGGCAACGTGGTCATCCGCGGCATGGGCGTGGGCGAGGTTGTGTTGCCGCCCATCGAAACCCCCATCGAATTCCGCCGCGCCATCATGGAATCGCAGGCGATCCAGCAAAAAGTGCAGGCGCAGATGGGCATCACCCGGCCGATGGGATAA